One window of the Cataglyphis hispanica isolate Lineage 1 chromosome 13, ULB_Chis1_1.0, whole genome shotgun sequence genome contains the following:
- the LOC126854102 gene encoding uncharacterized protein LOC126854102: MTDILNIGGEPVFDDRIVKIETHTYNPYANTTFEHSDEIRIPIQQQDLYTLPYESFLYIEGKLMRNKSAEGSDVTLGNNCIAFMFDEIRYELDGVEIDRNRNVGITSTLKNYVTISSDRTVIMRNASCWDAQTNANGYFNFCVPLYMLLGFCEDYKRVVINARHELILIRSRNDNNCLIGNLALEPVINIFKIQWRMPHVILNEVNKLSMLRALESGRYLSMGFRSWDLYEFPLLQRTIKHSWAIKTATQLEKPRYVVFALQTGRKNVMSEDTSRFDDCKLNNVKLYLNSECYPYDDMNLDFDKNRWSILYEYLETSLTVTQFLRNGPFVIIDCSRQNESVKSATVDVRLEFECKKNVPMILLRTVSSYMIA, translated from the exons ATGACCGATATCCTTAACATTGGAGGCGAGCCGGTCTTTGACGATCGTATCGTCAAAATCGAGACTCACACGTACAATCCGTACGCCAACACAACGTTTGAACACAGCGACGAGATACGAATACCCATACAACAACAGGATCTGTATACATTGCCGTATGAGAGTTTTCTATACATTGAAGGAAAACTAATGCGAAACAAATCAGCTGAAGGATCTGATGTAACTCTGGGAAATAATTGCATCGCGTTCATGTTCGATGAGATTCGATACGAACTCGACGGTGTGGAGATTGATCGTAACAGAAATGTGGGAATAACTAGCACACTCAAGAATTATGTAACGATATCATCCGATAGAACCGTGATTATGAGGAACGCCAGTTGCTGGGATGCGCAGACTAATGCGAATGGATACTTTAACTTTTGCGTACCACTCTACATGTTATTGGGATTTTGCGAAGATTACAAACGCGTGGTGATTAATGCTCGTCACGAGTTGATTTTAATACGATCGCGCAACGACAACAATTGTCTGATTGGAAATTTGGCGTTGGAGCCTGTGATTAACATATTCAAGATACAATGGCGAATGCCACACGTTATATTGAACGAGGTCAACAAGCTGTCGATGCTGCGCGCCTTGGAAAGCGGACGATATCTCAGCATGGGTTTTCGCTCGTGGGATCTGTACGAGTTTCCGCTATTGCAGCGTACAATCAAACATTCGTGGGCCATTAAGACCGCGACTCAGCTGGAGAAACCGCGATACGTTGTCTTCGCTCTGCAGACAGGCCGGAAAAACGTCATGTCCGAGGATACGAGTCGATTCGACGACTGCAAATTGAACAACGTGAAACTCTATCTGAACTCGGAATGTTATCCGTACGACGATATGAATTtggatttcgataaaaacagaTGGTCGATTCT ataCGAGTATCTTGAGACGAGTCTCACCGTCACGCAGTTTCTACGCAACGGTCCGTTCGTGATCATCGATTGTTCTCGACAAAACGAATCGGTCAAGAGCGCAACCGTGGATGTGAGATTGGAATTTGAATGTAAGAAGAACGTGCCGATGATACTACTGCGTACTGTCTCATCATACATGATCGCGTGA